The window GTTGTTACAGGAAAATAAGAACTAAAATCAACCCTCCGTAGATTAAAATTTACTtgtttcgactttttttcaatttgtataaaatttatgatatttgggggtgaaaatttttgttggattaCCAGATATATAACACTCGTGatcaaaaaaatcgactcagtCGATACTCCTGCAATCgctgacaaaaaaattgaatacagaattgtatttttctttttgtgctAATTAAGGGGTGACTGACccttataaaaacatatttcttgAGGATAGATGAGGACTATCATTCCATTGGTAAAAACCTTAGGTGGGCTCGGCCCAACCCCGAGAAggactttgttttataaaacttattgatcatttttttttaattgtaagatccttgtactaattttttttcgtagatTCGAATTGGATCCAAGTGCGTTTTCACCTACAGAACTAGATGATAATTTTATGCTGTATTACAGAAAACCTAAAGTAGAAGAACCAAAGATACCCGAAACCACAATCATAGCTACCAATTTGCCGGAAAATATAACTGTAGCGACTGTAACTAAAAAGAAAGCTGATTTTTCGCAACAATCCGTTTCTTGCCAAAATTTTCTTCCTGATAATCAAGGTAACAATCAATTTACGCTACGCTATATGCATTTACACTATTTATGTagaattttattgttgttgtattatttACCGAATGCTTTCTTGTCTTCTGTCATGTTTAAGATTGCTTGAGAGTCTCATATGAATTATCTCTGCCCTTTTAGTGGTAGGTTCGATTAGTATAATAATTCTACTAAATTTAGATGTTACAGGGGATAATCGAAATGTAAATACCAATCCAACATATTTGAGAATAGTTTAGAGGGGATTTTACATAAATTGTATTCAGTTTCAGAGTTAACGGCTGTTACTAGGCAAAATAACTCTGAAATGAAAATCAAACCTTTGATAATTGTCGACGAAGGTTCGGATGAAGAAGCTGCCGCCAAATGCGGCAGTTCCATTATTAAAGTAGCTTCCGAGATGATTTCCATTCAAGGTTTAGGACTGAGACCTTGCGAACAGGAAGCGGTTAAATATAACGGAAGGCAGAGGAGAAATAGCAAATCGTTACCGGCGTCCCCTTTGGCGTCGCCTAATACTAGTCCCAAGGCTaacagaaaaatgaataaatattttacggGGGCGTTTACGGACGTCGATAAACCGAAGGGTGAGTCGagatttttcgttttttctttttttacattAATCTGACTTTTCAGGGATGATTCGAACGTTCTAGATGTTTCCAGGTTGTTCCAAGTCGAGTATCTGGAAATATCtagaatattttgaagtgaGTCAATTACCCAgaaatttcgagattttttTAGAGCCCAAAACCtggaaaatttctataaaatattttttgtattgtcgttttttttttcattacattcaaTTTCACACttaatttactatttatattCACATTTTCGTCCAATTAAATTGAATCGACGTTTCAAACACGTTTCCAATGCTCTAGATACTTCCAGATGACTTGAAAGGATATCGTATCTcgaaatttctgatatattacTACATAGATACATTTCtcaacacgttgactgccatgTGTGTCATAATTTGTCGCGTGCAAGTGCCTCACCAGCTTA of the Diorhabda carinulata isolate Delta chromosome 7, icDioCari1.1, whole genome shotgun sequence genome contains:
- the LOC130896162 gene encoding uncharacterized protein LOC130896162 isoform X2; the protein is MGSQLKDRFELDPSAFSPTELDDNFMLYYRKPKVEEPKIPETTIIATNLPENITVATVTKKKADFSQQSVSCQNFLPDNQVSELTAVTRQNNSEMKIKPLIIVDEGSDEEAAAKCGSSIIKVASEMISIQGLGLRPCEQEAVKYNGRQRRNSKSLPASPLASPNTSPKANRKMNKYFTGAFTDVDKPKGGWILSNLLAKRELCQSADQIKEEVREDLERASSTYSIKESKTPPVLRAKPSELREMNFWSPTSM
- the LOC130896162 gene encoding uncharacterized protein LOC130896162 isoform X1; translation: MSTKEDRSISSAISFPQWMKNKSTRFELDPSAFSPTELDDNFMLYYRKPKVEEPKIPETTIIATNLPENITVATVTKKKADFSQQSVSCQNFLPDNQVSELTAVTRQNNSEMKIKPLIIVDEGSDEEAAAKCGSSIIKVASEMISIQGLGLRPCEQEAVKYNGRQRRNSKSLPASPLASPNTSPKANRKMNKYFTGAFTDVDKPKGGWILSNLLAKRELCQSADQIKEEVREDLERASSTYSIKESKTPPVLRAKPSELREMNFWSPTSM